A genomic window from Labeo rohita strain BAU-BD-2019 chromosome 6, IGBB_LRoh.1.0, whole genome shotgun sequence includes:
- the LOC127166498 gene encoding interleukin-2 receptor subunit beta isoform X2, whose amino-acid sequence MRTLAMMRMMMMLMMMMASSHSALADQSLKCYNDYRNNFTCVWDTSKLDVIPPVRPETNCWIHVKVQKRTLSEKDMKMSADPTQPHIRSATVTFESELGVITPKAKLFYEVYCENYTNPVAEIAKHFASDSVVKVPPPHRVEVHGINVSWSMVSPEKYKKHEYEVQYRSAAQSWKDEEDSIAKTLEPHFSLPEDRLLLHQQYVVRVRAKKQDLPNAEWSDWSEYSWTSAVGQKPHTSAMPPVESSVAGITFTGITLATVLIFTILIKCKRVKRIVASSSFRVQKKGSTYIPDPSKFFGDLNSSHGGNFTSWLGSILTHESFIRVDTEFISPVEVLKLQNSCDSGGTSRNSGAVQDRWDGTVKSSNFSNSTYFLSQSSKGPSDTLEPCSVHSSYGPARGGSGSETLPERAADVARAAEEKDAKELELSLKTLEKLRQDTQSPDSGFAGGAEDSMEETELPSPLSLKLPPQLPLDLPAPQPSRHPLLGFQHMHLLLGPGCPIPGLDMDVLNLDLQSSCGLIEPSSGDYMPVKNVQS is encoded by the exons ATGCGGACTCTGGcgatgatgaggatgatgatgatgctgatgatgatgatggcaTCGTCGCATTCAGCTCTCGCAGATCAAA GTTTGAAGTGTTATAATGATTACCGGAACAACTTCACATGTGTTTGGGACACCTCAAAACTGGACGTGATCCCTCCGGTCCGACCCGAGACCAACTGCTGGATTCATGTAAAGGTTCAGAAGCG TACATTGAGTGAAAAAGACATGAAGATGTCTGCAGACCCGACGCAGCCTCACATACGCTCTGCCACCGTGACTTTCGAAAGCGAG CTAGGTGTGATAACACCAAAAGCCAAATTATTTTACGAAGTCTACTGTGAAAACTACACAAATCCTGTGGCTGAAatagcaaaacattttgcaagtGACAGTG TAGTGAAAGTGCCTCCTCCTCACAGAGTGGAAGTTCATGGGATCAATGTTTCTTGGAGTATGGTTTCTCcagaaaaatataagaagcaTGAGTATGAGGTGCAGTACAGATCTGCTGCTCAGAGCTGGAAG GATGAGGAAGATTCGATTGCAAAAACTCTAGAACCTCATTTTAGTCTGCCAGAGGACCGTCTGCTCTTACATCAGCAGTACGTGGTCAGGGTGAGAGCCAAGAAGCAGGATCTGCCCAATGCTGAGTGGAGCGACTGGAGTGAGTACAGCTGGACGTCTGCTGTGGGTCAGAAGCCACACACTTCAG CGATGCCCCCGGTGGAATCGTCTGTGGCAGGAATCACGTTCACGGGAATCACTCTGGCCACCGTATTAATCTTCACCATTCTCATCAAGTGCAAGAGAGTCAAGAG GATTGTGGCTAGTTCATCTTTCAGGGTCCAGAAGAAAGGTTCCACGTATATTCCTGATCCCTCCAAGTTCTTCGGTGATCTGAACTCGAGCCACGGAGGGAATTTCACG TCTTGGCTGGGTTCGATTTTAACGCACGAGAGCTTCATCAGAGTGGACACCGAGTTCATCAGTCCAGTCGAGGTCCTGAAGCTGCAGAACTCCTGCGATTCCGGCGGCACGAGCAGAAACAGCGGCGCTGTGCAGGACAGATGGGACGGCACCGTCAAATCCTCCAACTTCTCAAACTCCACCTACTTCCTGTCCCAGAGTTCCAAGGGGCCGAGCGACACTCTGGAGCCCTGCTCGGTGCACTCCTCCTACGGGCCGGCACGGGGCGGCAGCGGCTCGGAGACGCTTCCGGAGCGCGCCGCTGACGTCGCTCGCGCCGCTGAGGAGAAGGACGCCAAAGAGCTGGAATTGTCTCTGAAGACGCTGGAGAAGCTGCGGCAGGACACGCAGAGCCCGGATTCGGGGTTCGCCGGTGGCGCCGAGGACAGCATGGAGGAGACGGAGCTGCCCAGTCCTCTGAGCTTGAAGCTGCCGCCTCAGCTGCCCCTGGACCTGCCCGCGCCGCAGCCCAGCAGACACCCGCTCCTGGGCTTTCAGCACATGCATCTGCTGCTGGGACCGGGCTGCCCGATTCCCGGATTAGACATGGACGTCCTGAACCTGGACCTCCAGAGCTCCTGTGGGCTCATTGAGCCCTCTAGTGGCGATTACATGCCGGTGAAGAACGTGCAGAGTTAG
- the LOC127166498 gene encoding interleukin-2 receptor subunit beta isoform X1, with product MRTLAMMRMMMMLMMMMASSHSALADQSLKCYNDYRNNFTCVWDTSKLDVIPPVRPETNCWIHVKVQKRLSDCSTLSEKDMKMSADPTQPHIRSATVTFESELGVITPKAKLFYEVYCENYTNPVAEIAKHFASDSVVKVPPPHRVEVHGINVSWSMVSPEKYKKHEYEVQYRSAAQSWKDEEDSIAKTLEPHFSLPEDRLLLHQQYVVRVRAKKQDLPNAEWSDWSEYSWTSAVGQKPHTSAMPPVESSVAGITFTGITLATVLIFTILIKCKRVKRIVASSSFRVQKKGSTYIPDPSKFFGDLNSSHGGNFTSWLGSILTHESFIRVDTEFISPVEVLKLQNSCDSGGTSRNSGAVQDRWDGTVKSSNFSNSTYFLSQSSKGPSDTLEPCSVHSSYGPARGGSGSETLPERAADVARAAEEKDAKELELSLKTLEKLRQDTQSPDSGFAGGAEDSMEETELPSPLSLKLPPQLPLDLPAPQPSRHPLLGFQHMHLLLGPGCPIPGLDMDVLNLDLQSSCGLIEPSSGDYMPVKNVQS from the exons ATGCGGACTCTGGcgatgatgaggatgatgatgatgctgatgatgatgatggcaTCGTCGCATTCAGCTCTCGCAGATCAAA GTTTGAAGTGTTATAATGATTACCGGAACAACTTCACATGTGTTTGGGACACCTCAAAACTGGACGTGATCCCTCCGGTCCGACCCGAGACCAACTGCTGGATTCATGTAAAGGTTCAGAAGCG TCTCTCTGATTGCAGTACATTGAGTGAAAAAGACATGAAGATGTCTGCAGACCCGACGCAGCCTCACATACGCTCTGCCACCGTGACTTTCGAAAGCGAG CTAGGTGTGATAACACCAAAAGCCAAATTATTTTACGAAGTCTACTGTGAAAACTACACAAATCCTGTGGCTGAAatagcaaaacattttgcaagtGACAGTG TAGTGAAAGTGCCTCCTCCTCACAGAGTGGAAGTTCATGGGATCAATGTTTCTTGGAGTATGGTTTCTCcagaaaaatataagaagcaTGAGTATGAGGTGCAGTACAGATCTGCTGCTCAGAGCTGGAAG GATGAGGAAGATTCGATTGCAAAAACTCTAGAACCTCATTTTAGTCTGCCAGAGGACCGTCTGCTCTTACATCAGCAGTACGTGGTCAGGGTGAGAGCCAAGAAGCAGGATCTGCCCAATGCTGAGTGGAGCGACTGGAGTGAGTACAGCTGGACGTCTGCTGTGGGTCAGAAGCCACACACTTCAG CGATGCCCCCGGTGGAATCGTCTGTGGCAGGAATCACGTTCACGGGAATCACTCTGGCCACCGTATTAATCTTCACCATTCTCATCAAGTGCAAGAGAGTCAAGAG GATTGTGGCTAGTTCATCTTTCAGGGTCCAGAAGAAAGGTTCCACGTATATTCCTGATCCCTCCAAGTTCTTCGGTGATCTGAACTCGAGCCACGGAGGGAATTTCACG TCTTGGCTGGGTTCGATTTTAACGCACGAGAGCTTCATCAGAGTGGACACCGAGTTCATCAGTCCAGTCGAGGTCCTGAAGCTGCAGAACTCCTGCGATTCCGGCGGCACGAGCAGAAACAGCGGCGCTGTGCAGGACAGATGGGACGGCACCGTCAAATCCTCCAACTTCTCAAACTCCACCTACTTCCTGTCCCAGAGTTCCAAGGGGCCGAGCGACACTCTGGAGCCCTGCTCGGTGCACTCCTCCTACGGGCCGGCACGGGGCGGCAGCGGCTCGGAGACGCTTCCGGAGCGCGCCGCTGACGTCGCTCGCGCCGCTGAGGAGAAGGACGCCAAAGAGCTGGAATTGTCTCTGAAGACGCTGGAGAAGCTGCGGCAGGACACGCAGAGCCCGGATTCGGGGTTCGCCGGTGGCGCCGAGGACAGCATGGAGGAGACGGAGCTGCCCAGTCCTCTGAGCTTGAAGCTGCCGCCTCAGCTGCCCCTGGACCTGCCCGCGCCGCAGCCCAGCAGACACCCGCTCCTGGGCTTTCAGCACATGCATCTGCTGCTGGGACCGGGCTGCCCGATTCCCGGATTAGACATGGACGTCCTGAACCTGGACCTCCAGAGCTCCTGTGGGCTCATTGAGCCCTCTAGTGGCGATTACATGCCGGTGAAGAACGTGCAGAGTTAG